Below is a genomic region from Gloeomargarita sp. SKYB120.
TGCCGCCATGGCGGATGCCGAACGCCTGCACAAGCTCATCCAGGATTTTTTAACCCTCTCGCGGCTAGAGAGCGGGCGAGTGCAGTGGCAAGCCGAGGCGATTACGTTGTCAGAATGTGTGGAGTTGGCCCTAGCCCAATTGCGCTCCCATCGCCAGTGTTTGCCACAAATTCAGGTGGAGTTGCCGGCAGATTTGCCCCTGCTGCGCACCGACGGCGAAGGGATTGTTGAGGTGTTGGTCAAGTTGCTAGACAACGCCTGCAAATTCACGGGGCCGGAGGGACGGGTGACGATCCGGGCGCAGGTCATCGAGGGGAATATGTTGGAGGTGGTGGTGGCGGACACGGGGCGGGGCATCGAACCCAGCCAGTTGCAGGCCGTATTTGACCGGTTCTACCAGGAGGAGGAGGCCCTGCGGCGCACGGTGGGAGGGACGGGATTGGGACTGGCCATTTGCCGGCAAATCGTGTCGGGGCTGGGGGGCCAAATCTGGGCGGAATCCGCAGGGCGCGGCAAAGGCAGCAAGTTCCACTTCACGATTCCCCTGCGACCGGAACCAGCAGAACCCCCCCTGACTCAACAGACCAGCTCTGGGGGCTGAAAACGGACGTGGCCTTGTACGTCCACCCACACCCGCTGGCGGCAGGGACGGGGCGATGCCGGGTCCAGGGCCAGTTCCACCCGCTTGTGGGGATGCTGGCGCCGCAGTTGCTGGGCATAGTCCAACGCGGCCCGGTAGGCGCTGTCGTCCACGGGAATCACTAGCCAGTCCGCCGGCGCAGTTTCTTGGGGTAGAACGCCTAGGGGCAAGAGCTGCTGGTACAGCGCTTCCAGGCTGAAGGAAAACCCAATCCCCGGCACTGCTTTGTGCTCGGGATGGTAAGCGGCAATCAGGTCGTCGTAACGCCCCCCTTGACCCACAAGCCGCACCGTGTGGCCCTGGGTGACCGCCACCTGGAACACAATTCCGGTGTAGTAATCCCACGGCTGCACCAGGCTCAAATCCACCACCAGCGGCAATTCCGACGGCAGCAGTTCTACCAGCATTTTCAAATGGTTCACCCGCTGGCGTTGAGCCAGTGTCAACTCCCAACCGCTCAAGCGCTGAAACACGGTGGCCGGTGCCCCGCGCAGGTCCAACCAGCCCAGGGCCTTTTGCCGCCAGGGGTCAGGCAATTGCTGGAGCGCCACCCGGTCGAGACGGACGAGACTCTGGGTTGCCACCCTTTGCCAAACCGCTGGGAACTGCTCCAGCCAACTGCGGGTCAAGCCGGCATCCCCCAGAATGAGCCGCCAGGGAGGCAATTGCAGCGATGCCAGGGCATCCTGCAGCAGCCGGAGAATCTCAGCATCAGCCAGCAGTCCACCGGCGCCTAACAATTCCACCCCCACTTGGTAAAACTCTTGGCAATGGCCCCGCTGGGGGTGACGACGAAAGACATTGGCCACGTAGTACAGGCGTTGGGGGTGGGGAATCTGGCTCCAGCGACTGGCCGCTAACCGGGCAATGGACGCTGTGACATCGGGACGCAGGCCGTAGATCCCATCCCGGTCTTGGATTTGCACCACCCATTCGGGGCGCACCCGTCCCCCCGCCACCAGCGTATCGAGCCGCTCCAGCGTAGGCGTCACCACCCGTTGGTAGCCCCAAGCATGAAAGACGGCCTGCAATCGTTCCCGAATCCAAGTTTTCTGAACGACCTCTAGGGGCAATAGGTCCCGGCTACCGGTGGGGGGCTGGAACGTCATTTACCGAACAGGCCAAACAACCCCTTTTTCTTGGGCGCTGCGGTTTTGGCCTTGGTTTCGCTTTCTTTGGCCTGTTTGGCCAGGAGCTTCTCTACCGTCTCTAGGCCCTCGACTGCGCGGGGATGACCCGGGTCTCGCTTCAACGCCCGCTCAAAATGAATCTTGGCCATTTTCAACTGGTTGGTTTGCAGATAGATGTAGCCCTTGAGGCTCAAGCAGCGGGGGTCGCCGCTGTCGAGTTTCAAAGCGTCGTCCAACTCTCGCAGGGCTGCTGGGTAATTTTTCAAACGCACCAACTCTTCCGCCCGATTATAGAACTGGTCAAGGAAGGAAGGCCGGCTGGGAGCTTCGGGCTTGGCTGGTCCAGGAGAGGGAGCCGGTGATGTCGCAGGGGTGGGCGTTGCGACCGCCGGTGCAGGAGAAGTCGGACGATTCACAAAGGCCACCGTGTTCCCCGCGTATTGCCAGCGCAGGAGCGCCAGGTTCAACTCGCTGATTTCGTTGATGACCTGCACCGTCTCATGGGGAACGGCAAACTGGCGCTCGGCTAACTGGTTGAGGGTTTCCCGGTAGTAGGCTTCGGGGTCGGGCTGGCGGGCGAGCTGGTTGGCCGCCTCCGTTTCAAAGGGCAAAGTCTCTTGCGCCACCCGTTGCCCGATGAGCTTGAGGATGAGATTGTGTTCGGCGCGCACCTTATCGTCAAACAATTTTTCGTAGGCGGGATTGACCAGGCGGGAGAGAATTTGGGCGGCCATTTGCCGGTCTTCTTCGCTCATGTGGCTGGTGGTGTCGGGGTGCAGTGCGCGGGCAACCCGCATATACCGCCGACGAATCTCCTGGGGTCCTGCGTCTAAAGGCACGCCCAAAATCGCGTGATAGTCAGTCTGCTGATAGCGTCCCAACCCCTTGCTGATGGTAAGGTCCATAGGTTTTGCACCGGCCTGTGTAGTTCAACCAGTATAACGCAGGAACTTCCGCAGTTCAGTTCGCACCATTGGCACAAATTGGCCCATGCTCGCTCCCATTTTACTCTACTAGGTGAATGCCTTTACTCGGAGATTATTCCAGAGCAATCTGGAGGCGGTCTGGGTAGCGGCCATATCCCTATCACCGATGGCGGTCCCGAGTACACCAAATACAGAAAAAGCGGCGTCTGGCTCGGCATGCGCTTGACATTGACGGACCTAAAGTACAAGCCAAGCTGGGAAGCGACTACCGGGTGGAGTTGATCAACGGGAATATTCTCGTCATGCGTCCATCCGGCTATATGTCTGAGGAAGTGGCTTCGGAGTTAGTGCGCCAGTTGGCCAACTGGGTCAGACCGCGCCGCTTGGGGCGGGTGACCGGTTCAGGCGCCGGATTTGTACTCCCCAACGCTGATGTACGTGCTCCCGACGTGTCCTTTGTCCGCGCCGAACGATTGCGCCGCAGTCCTTTAGGCTTTGTAGAGCTAGCGCCTGATTTGGTGGCCGATCTACGTCGGAAAATTGACAGCTTCCTGGAGCAGGGCACGCGCGTAGGCATTCTGGTGGACCCGGAGCAGCGCTGGGTGGAAGTACGCCGCGTGGGAGACGGAGATGTGCTCGCTGTCCCAGAACTGCTGCCGGGCTGGGCGTTCCCGATTGCTGACCTGTGGCCGCCGCTGTTTGAACCCCCCTAGCCCCGCAGTTGAATCGGCATCACCAGATAGAGCATTTTGGTTTCTCCTAGGGGCGAAAAGATGACGGGGGCCGTTGCGGAATTGAGCTGGATTCGCACCTGGGAAGCGTTCATGGCCTTCAGCCCCTCCAGGATATAGCGGACGTTGAAGGCCACCTCCAGCGCTTCTCCTTCAATGTCAGCCGCGATGCGCTCTTGCCCCTGTCCCAGCTCGGCCCCTTCGGTCGTCAGGGTCAAGTTATCCAAATCCAGGAGGAATTTCACGACATTCCGATTCCCCACCAGGACCGCCAGCCGCTCCAGCGCGTGCGTCAACCGTTCCCGTTCCACCAGCACCCGCCGCGCAAATTGCTTGGGCAACAACTGCCGGTAGTTGGGATAGATCCCATCCAGCAACCGGGTCACCAAGCGCTGCTGGCATCCTTCCCCCTCCCGCTTTGGCAACCGGAAGTCCGCCTGATGGGGTTCCAACGCCAGTTGCACCACGTCGCCTTCATACTTGCCCAGCAGCCGTTCCACTTCGCGCAAGGCTCGCGCCGGAATCGTCGCCTGCACCGGCACGGGCGTCGGGGTGGTCAACGCCGTTTCCACAATCGCTAACCGGTGGCCATCCGTTGCGGCAAATTCTAAGACCTCTCCCCGCGTTTGCAGATGCACCCCCGTGAGAATCTGCTTGGTTTCATCGGTGCTAGCGGCAAATAAGACCCCCCGCAGTCCCGCCAAAAACGCCTCCCGCTCCAAGTTGATTGGCGTGGCGTTGACCGTAGGCAAGCTAGGAAAATCCGCCGCCGCCAAGCCTCCAAGCTGATAGGGACCCGCCACCGTATCCTTTTTGCCATCGCGCTCGCACCAGGCCCGCAAGGTCACCTGCAGGTGGTTCGCCTCCACATCCACGTCCGCGTCCGGAAAGCGGGCAATCAAACTCTCTAACGTCTTGGCCGGCAAGGTAATACTTCCCGGTTCATAAACCTGGGCTGGCATCCAGCTTTGTAAATACAACGTCTGGTCAAAAGCACTCAAGACCACCTCGTTATCGTCGGCTTTGGCTTCTACCAGCACGTGGGCCAGGATGGGATTGACAGGTCGGTTGGCAACAGCGCGGCTGATAAGGCTCAGATGGTTGCTCAGGTCTTTTTGAGCACAAGTCCAATGCATAGCGTCAGTGTAACCGAACGTAAAGCGACCTCGCTACCCCCAGCGTCCCTCCTCCTCCTGTCTTGATCATAAATTTCTATGGGATAGATAGTAGTAGGGCCTGTGGATATGTGGATAACTTTGTGGACAGCCGATGGGGACGGGGTTTGCCGTTTCGCCCCCTGTGGATAACCTGTGGATAATCTGTGGATAAAATCTCAAGTTATCCACAACCCCCCTTTTTTATCCACAGCGCGCCCCGAGTTATCCCCAAATTATCCACAGCCAAGGCCGGACTTATCCACAGATTTTCCCGACTTATCCACAACTTATCCACAAGTCCGACCCCGAAAATCTTAATAGTTTTTAACGATTGGGTTGGGGCGAAGTCTGGGTGGGGTGCCTTACAGCAGTTCGAGCGAAGTAGCTAGGCGTTCCCAACGGCAAAAGTTCAGGGTTTGCGGCCAGGGCTGGCCGTTGAGATAAGCGGCAATGACTTGAGCCGTGATAGGGGCCAGGAGAATGCCGTTGCGGTAGTGACCGGTGGCGAAGGTGAGGTTGGGCCAGGGACTCGGGCCAAGGATGGGACATTCGTCAGGGGTGGCGGGCCGGTAGCCCCACCAGGTTTCCACCAAGGGCCAGTCCCGGAGCAGAGGGTATGTGCCCATCGCGCGCTGCAGCAGGTCATGGAGTCCACCGGCGGTCGTACCGTCAAGGAAACCCACCTTTTCGCTCGTGGCACCGACGATGAGCCGTCCGTCCTGGCGTGGCACCAAGTAGGCGGGACCGTAGATGACCTGTTGCAAGGAGAGCTGACCGGTGGGCATTTGCAGCGCCAGCATTTGGCCTTTGCAGGGATAAACGGGCAGGTTGAGCAGTTTGCCGGTCCAAGCGCCGGTGGCCAGGAGGTAATGATCCGCCTGATAGGAGGCGTGCTGGGTAACGACATGGGTAATTCGGCCTTGGGCCTGGGCGATGCGGGTGACAGTTTCCTGGGGAAACAGGCGAACGCCAAGCCGTTGGGCCGCCTGGCGGAGAACCTGAGTGAGACGACGATTATCCACTTGGCCGTTGTCAGGATACCACCAGGCGCCGACGAATTGGGGAGCAAGACCTGGTTGTCGCTCGTCGAGCGCTGAACGCTCCAGCCAGATGCCCGTGTGGTGGCCTGGTTCTGGTGAAACCACCGGTGCTAGGATACCGCAGGGCCAGTAGCCGGTGGCCTGACCGGTCAAGTCTTCTAGTTCTTGAATCCAATCGGGGTAAAGTTTTAAGCTGGCGTGGCAAAAGTCGCGCATGGGTCCAGGGGGGAGCTGTTCCGCACCAGGGGCGAGCATCCCTGCCGCCGCCGTCGCAGCAGTGCCGGTCAAACCGCCATCTACGATTCCCACGCGCTTGTGGGTTTTGGCCAATTCCACCGCGATGCTCAGCCCAATGATGCCGCCCCCAATAATCAAAACGTCCATACCTGTGACTTTTCCCCGTTGCCACCGTACCTCATCCTAACGAACCGGTGGGCGACCTATAGTGGAGATGGGAGATAGGACCGGTGCAGGGTTTTGGGAGAGGGCATGAGGACCACAGCCGTGCAGCCTGGGGTTGTCTACCCGGAGCGGGACGGGCGACCGATGGCGGACAACACGCTGCAGTTTCGGTGGATTGTGTTGATTAAGGAGAACCTGGAGTGGCTGTTGGCGGAGCGGTCGGATGTGTTTGTGGCGGGGGATTTGCTGTGGTATCCGGTCGAAGGGCATCCAGAGATTCGCACGGCGCCGGATGTGATGGTGGTGTTTGGGCGACCGAAGGGGGAACGGGGTTCGTACCGGCAATGGGAAGAAGGCAACATCCCGCCCCAGGTGGTCTTTGAAATCCTGTCGCCGGGGAATCGGTTACTCGAAATGCTTAGGAAGTGGCGGTTCTATGAGCGCTATGGAGTGGAGGAGTTTTATGTTTATGAGCCAAACAGTCATGAATTCAGTGGGTTTTTGAGGGGACCGGACGGGCTGGACGAGATTGCCGATATGAATGGGTGGGTCAGTCCGCGTTTAGGTATCAAGTTTGAGTTAAATCCGGATGGACTGGTCATTTATACCCCTAGTGGAGAGCGGTTCAAGACGACAGTTGAACTCGCCCAGGAATTGCAGCGCACGGAGCAGCAATTGCTCCAAACCCAAACCGAGTTGGAACGCGAGCGCCAGCGTGCGGAGCGGTTAGCGGCGTATTTGCGCCGCCAAGGGATTAATCCAGAGGAGATTGGAGGTTGGGACGGATGACGACAACTGCCAAGCCCACTGTCATCTACCCGGAGCGAGACGGGCGACCGATGGCGGACAACACGCTGCAGTTTCGGTGGATTGTGCTGATTAAAGAGAACCTGGAGTGGTTGTTTGCCGAGCGGTCGGATGTGTTTGTGGCGGGGGATTTGCTGTGGTATCCGGTCGAAGGGCATCCAGAGATTCGCACGGCACCCGATGTGATGGTGGTGTTTGGGCGACCGAAGGGGGAACGGGGGTCGTATCGGCAGTGGGAAGAAGACAATATTCCACCCCAGGTAGTCTTTGAAATCCTGTCACCGGGGAATCGCCTGACGGAGATGGTCAAAAAACTGGACTTTTACGAGCGTTACGGAGTGGAAGAGTACTACATCTACGACCCGCAAATCAACGAAGGGAGTGGTTTGGTGCGGCGTGGGCTGGAGCTGGAGCCGTTGGAGTCACTGGATGGATGGGTCAGTCCGCGGTTGGGGATTCGCTTTGCCTGTCAGCCGGATGAACTGGTCATCTACACCCCAACAGGAGAGCGCTTCAAGACGATGGTAGAGTGGGTTCAACAGGTCGAGCAAGAACGGCAACGGGCGGAACGGTTAGCCGCCTACTTGCGCAGCCAGGGGATTGACCCAGAGAAGATTGACGGGTGAAAAAAAAAGCGGCCATCTCTGACCGCCCTTGCACTGACCTATGCTATGGCTGACGAATGACAATGAAAACAATTTCAACCGAACCGCCTTCACCCCGTACTCAAACTGCTGGACAACCCAAGAATTATCCCCGAATATTCCTGGTGCCGCTTGGACAGGTAGGAGGTTCCGCAGTTATGTTATTAGACGGGATAGAGATTGTGTTAGTACCAGGAGAGTTCGCTTCACAGATTACGTCAGGCATCTCCTGAATAGTTTCCCCCTCAACCACCCTAGTCCTGAAAGCCACACCAGCAGCATAACTCTTGAGATCCCTCTGCTTGCTAGTCCCTGCCAAGACTGAAGCATCAGCGTCAGTTGCGGACGTGATCTCATATTTGTAGTTCTTAGTGTCGGTAGGCAGGCCCAAAGCTAGCTCTGTCCATGCCCCCCACCTACCATACTCGGTACGGAAAGCCTTTTGAGACCGTACCCACGAGCCTAGAGTTGTGCGTGCTTCCGACTGCTTAGCCTTAGCCGTCTGTGCCAGGAAGGACGGCAGGGCAATTGCCGCCAGGATGCCGATGATAATCACCACTACCAGCAACTCGATCAGGGTGAACCCCTTGTTGGCGTTTTTCTTCGCCAGGTGCTGGAGCAACTTGACTTTCAGACTTGCAGACATGATGACACACTCCTACGCTAAACCGTTTGGATAAGCGGGGCTTCATTCGCCCCATGCCTAACTTACCCACCGCTAGACCCTGACCGATCAGACCCATTGATTACTTTTCGCTATGTATGGCAAGGCACCCTTTCAGTCAAATGCGTTACCATTTCACCATTGCCTGCAACTTTACGGTATAAAGATGCCTTATATCTGCACCCCTCCCTGGCGCAGCACTCGCCATTGCCCGTCCTGCCAGGCAATCACCGTCGAGGGTTGCCCTGAACCAGCGTTGACCGTGTGCAACACATAGACGTCGGGGAACTGGGCGTGAATGTCCTGAGCGGTAAGCAGCGGGGATTCGCCGGAGAGATTGGCGCTGGTGGTCGCCAGAACGCCCACCTGCTGCAACAGGCTGAGAGCTAGGGGATGGTCGGGGATGCGCAGCCCAATCGTGCCAGTCTGCTGGGGATTAATCGCAGGGGTCACCCGGTCGCTGGCGGGTAGAACGATGGTCAAAGCGCCTGGCCAGTAACGCTGCGCCAACTCCCGCCAGGGAATGTCCGGTGTGGGCTGAATCCAGGGCAAAAACAGTTCTACGTCAGGCGCCATGAGAATCAGGGGCTTGTCGGGCGGACGACGTTTGCACTGGTAGATTCGGTCGCCATAGGCTGGTAAAACGGCCAGCGCTGGCACGGTGTCAGTGGGAAAACTTACGACATGACCCGCCCGCGCCGCCAAAACCAAACTGGGAAAGCTGACCAGCATCTACCCACTCCAACGCGCCAGCACAAACCGGTCATGCCCGCCCCAGTCCCGAAAGGTCTGGATGTCGCGATAGCCGCCCTGCTGTTCCAGCAAAGCAACGACCGCCTCCGTTTGCCCGCTCATGGTCTCCACACACCAGAGACCCCCAGGCTGGAGATACTGGGGCGCGGTGGCCACCAGATGCCGCATAGGCACCAGACCGTCAGGCCCCCCATCCAACGCCCAGCGGGGTTCGTGCTGCACCTCCGGGGGAAGCGTTGCCAGTAACCCGGTGGGAATGTACGGCGGGTTGCTCACTATCCCCCGCAATTGCCCCCGTAGAGCGACCAGGGGTTCAAACCAGCACCCCTGATAAAGCGTGAGACGGCTCATGAGCTGGAGGCGAGCGGCGTTGGCGCGCGCGATTTCGAGCGCCGTGGCACTGCAATCAACCCCGTGCATGGTGATGCCGGGCAACACCCGCAGCAGTCCTAGGGCAATCGCCCCACTGCCGACGCCCAAATCCGCCCAAGGCCCGGTCGTCAACCCCCAGCGTTCAGCCCACTCCTTCGCGATGTCCACCAGCAGTTCCGTTTCGGGGCGGGGAATCAGCACCCCAGGGGCTACCTGTAGGTCCATGTCCCGCCAGGTCACCCAGCCCACCAGGTATTGCACAGGCTCGCGGGTTTGCAGATACCGGCGCCACAGGGATTGGAGACGGGGCAAAAACTCCCTGCCGTTCTGGTCGCCCCACCGGAGCGTCAAGGTGTCCCAGCCGGTGACCGCGCGCACAAGCCAGTCCAACTCCGCCGCTTGCTCTGGATAACGCTGCTGCTGTTGCCGCCACCAGTCCCGTAGGACCATTATCGAGGTTGTTGCGGCGCGGGTGAAGCTGGAGGCCGGGCAGCCGGTGGCGTCTGCTGTGGCTGAGGCGAGGGCGTTGCCTGGGGTCGCGGCGCTGGCGTCGCTTGCGGTTGGGCCGGACGATTGCCCTGCTGTTGCTGGACAAACCGAATGGCGCTACTTGCAGGCACAAAGTATAGCTGCCGGAGTTGCGGGTCGTTTTTTTGCTCCATCAGGGCCACCAACTGGTCAAGACTGCTGACCCGCACCCTGGCCGATTCGGCTATTTTCGGGTCGCGCTTGCGCAGTTCGGCTAAGAAACTATCCACATCCTGCCGGCTAAAAAACATGGGCGCAACTTCTTCCTTGTTTCCCTTCTGGTCCTGCACCTGGATAGTGAGCTGGCCCTGCTGCGGACCGCCGGTGATAAAAAACAGGGGAATCCCTGGAAACCGGTCCAGTTTTTGCCCTTCCGCCTGCAGGATTTTGAGCGCCGCCTCCTGCTGGGACTTGTCGGGTTGAAAGCTGACTTCCAACTTTTCATCCTTCTGGGCGGCTTTCGCCAGTTCGTAGGCTTTGTCCAGGCCCACCACCTGCACCCGCGCCCCTTTGGCCACATCGGGGTTGCGGCTTTGCACCTGTTTCAGCGCCTCTTGGGCGTCTTGGGGATTGAAAAAGAAAAATGTCACCACCTTCTCCTTGTTGCCCTCTTTGACGGTCGCCGTGAGAATCTGCTTGCCACTGCCATCGATGAGGGTAAACACCGGCACCGTTTGCAACTGTTCAGCAATTTGTTTGGTCGGCATCCCCTGGGCCAAAACCGGTAACACTTGGGGAGGCAAACCCATCACCGGCCCAAACATCAATCCAAGTACCAACCCACCACGAATCAAACCTTTCATCCTGACTCCTTGCCTGCATTCGCCTTCATTGTACTGACTGGGGGAAAGACGTTCCAACCCCTGCTGGTGGTTCCCTAGGCTGGAAACATGGCTCCTATAATAGCAGTGGCATTGGGCGCGGCGTATATGCGGGTTTCCCTGAACTGGTTGCGGGAATTGGTGGATTTGCCGGCGGAGGTGACCGTCACGGAATTGGCGGAACGGTTGACCTTGGCCGGGTTTGAGGTGGAACACATCGAAGACCGGCGCACCTGGGCTGAAGGCGTCGTCGTCGGGCGCGTCCTGCGGCGGGACCCCCATCCTCACGCCGATAAGTTGAGCGTTTGCCAGGTAGATGTGGGGCAAACGGAACCCTTGACCATCGTGTGCGGGGCGGCCAACGTACGAGCAGAAGCGCTGGTCCCTGTCGCCTTGGTGGGGACGTATTTACCTTGTATTGACTTGAAAATTGAACGGGCCAACAAGCGGGGCGTGGAATCTGCCGGCATGATTTGTTCCCTGGCGGAACTGGGGCTGGAGAAAAATTCGGCGGGGATTCACATTTTCACAGAACCGGATTTGACGGTGGGGCAAGATGTGCGCCCGTTGCTGGGACTGGACGATGTGGTTTTGGAGGTGGCTTCGACGGCCAACCGCGCCGATGCCTTGAGCATGGTGGGGATGGCGCGGGAAGTCGCTGCCCTCTTCGGTGTGCCGCTACGCTTGCCGGCGGTTCCCGACATCCCCAAACCCCCGAGCAAGGTCAAACTGGCGATTGCTGAAGGTTGTCCGGCGTACTGGGGGACGGAGTTCAGCGAGGTCGAGATAGGGCCAGCGCCTGCTTGGTTACGCCAGCGCCTGGAGAAAGCGGGGATCCGCTCGTTAAATAACGTGGTGGACATTACCAATTACGTGCTGCTGGAGTGGGGTCAGCCGCTCCATGCCTTCGATGCCGAAGCGCTGCGCCGAGAAACTGGCAAGAAAACCCTGACCCTGGGGGTGCGGTTGGCCCGCCCTGGGGAAACCCTGACCACCTTGGACGGTCAAACGCGCGCCCTGACGTCCCAAACCCTAGTCATCACGGCCAATGACCAGCCTGTAGCTCTTGCCGGTGTGATGGGGGGCGCAGCGACGGAGGTGACGGACCAGACGCGCCACGTGCTGCTGGAGGCGGCGATTTTTGACCCCCCGACGGTGCGACGCTCGGCGCGGTCGGTGGGCCTGCGGACAGAGGCGGCGGCGCGTTACGAACGGGGCGTGAATCCAGCGGACCTGGAACGGGCCTGGGGACGGGCGGTGCAACTGCTTCAGGCCTACGCGGGCGCCAAGGTGGTGGGCGTTGCCCAGTGGGACCAGCGCCAGACCCAGCCGCGCGTTATTGGGTTACGTCGCCAACGGGTACAGGCGGTGTTGGGAGACCTGACGACGGGAGCGCTAGACGATGCCCAGGTGGAAAAAACCCTGATGGTCCTGGGGTTTGACCTGCAACCTGAAGCGACGGGCTGGCGGGTGACGGTGCCCCCCCACCGCTTGCGGGATGTGGAACAGGAAATTGACCTGATCGAGGAAATTGCGCGCCTGGTGGGATACGATCACTTCGCCCATACCTTGCCGGGGACGGGACAGGTAGGCGGCTATCCCCCCCACGAACAGGTGCGCCAGCGGGTGCGGGAACTCTGTCGCGGCTATGGCCTGAACGAACTGATGCACTACTCGCTCGTGAAAACGGGTGACCTGCAGCTGAGCAACCCCTTGCTGGCGGAGTACAGCGCGTTACGCACCGATTTGTTCGAGGGCCTACTCCAGGCGTACACCTATAACATCCACCAGAAAAACGGGCCGCTGTGGGGGTTTGAACTGGGACGGGTGTTTGTCCAGCAGGGGGCGACCGAACGGGAGTTTGAACAACTAGGCGCCATCT
It encodes:
- a CDS encoding ATP phosphoribosyltransferase regulatory subunit codes for the protein MTFQPPTGSRDLLPLEVVQKTWIRERLQAVFHAWGYQRVVTPTLERLDTLVAGGRVRPEWVVQIQDRDGIYGLRPDVTASIARLAASRWSQIPHPQRLYYVANVFRRHPQRGHCQEFYQVGVELLGAGGLLADAEILRLLQDALASLQLPPWRLILGDAGLTRSWLEQFPAVWQRVATQSLVRLDRVALQQLPDPWRQKALGWLDLRGAPATVFQRLSGWELTLAQRQRVNHLKMLVELLPSELPLVVDLSLVQPWDYYTGIVFQVAVTQGHTVRLVGQGGRYDDLIAAYHPEHKAVPGIGFSFSLEALYQQLLPLGVLPQETAPADWLVIPVDDSAYRAALDYAQQLRRQHPHKRVELALDPASPRPCRQRVWVDVQGHVRFQPPELVC
- a CDS encoding J domain-containing protein, whose product is MDLTISKGLGRYQQTDYHAILGVPLDAGPQEIRRRYMRVARALHPDTTSHMSEEDRQMAAQILSRLVNPAYEKLFDDKVRAEHNLILKLIGQRVAQETLPFETEAANQLARQPDPEAYYRETLNQLAERQFAVPHETVQVINEISELNLALLRWQYAGNTVAFVNRPTSPAPAVATPTPATSPAPSPGPAKPEAPSRPSFLDQFYNRAEELVRLKNYPAALRELDDALKLDSGDPRCLSLKGYIYLQTNQLKMAKIHFERALKRDPGHPRAVEGLETVEKLLAKQAKESETKAKTAAPKKKGLFGLFGK
- a CDS encoding Uma2 family endonuclease, with the protein product MGSDYRVELINGNILVMRPSGYMSEEVASELVRQLANWVRPRRLGRVTGSGAGFVLPNADVRAPDVSFVRAERLRRSPLGFVELAPDLVADLRRKIDSFLEQGTRVGILVDPEQRWVEVRRVGDGDVLAVPELLPGWAFPIADLWPPLFEPP
- the dnaN gene encoding DNA polymerase III subunit beta, whose protein sequence is MHWTCAQKDLSNHLSLISRAVANRPVNPILAHVLVEAKADDNEVVLSAFDQTLYLQSWMPAQVYEPGSITLPAKTLESLIARFPDADVDVEANHLQVTLRAWCERDGKKDTVAGPYQLGGLAAADFPSLPTVNATPINLEREAFLAGLRGVLFAASTDETKQILTGVHLQTRGEVLEFAATDGHRLAIVETALTTPTPVPVQATIPARALREVERLLGKYEGDVVQLALEPHQADFRLPKREGEGCQQRLVTRLLDGIYPNYRQLLPKQFARRVLVERERLTHALERLAVLVGNRNVVKFLLDLDNLTLTTEGAELGQGQERIAADIEGEALEVAFNVRYILEGLKAMNASQVRIQLNSATAPVIFSPLGETKMLYLVMPIQLRG
- the thiO gene encoding glycine oxidase ThiO, which produces MDVLIIGGGIIGLSIAVELAKTHKRVGIVDGGLTGTAATAAAGMLAPGAEQLPPGPMRDFCHASLKLYPDWIQELEDLTGQATGYWPCGILAPVVSPEPGHHTGIWLERSALDERQPGLAPQFVGAWWYPDNGQVDNRRLTQVLRQAAQRLGVRLFPQETVTRIAQAQGRITHVVTQHASYQADHYLLATGAWTGKLLNLPVYPCKGQMLALQMPTGQLSLQQVIYGPAYLVPRQDGRLIVGATSEKVGFLDGTTAGGLHDLLQRAMGTYPLLRDWPLVETWWGYRPATPDECPILGPSPWPNLTFATGHYRNGILLAPITAQVIAAYLNGQPWPQTLNFCRWERLATSLELL
- a CDS encoding Uma2 family endonuclease is translated as MRTTAVQPGVVYPERDGRPMADNTLQFRWIVLIKENLEWLLAERSDVFVAGDLLWYPVEGHPEIRTAPDVMVVFGRPKGERGSYRQWEEGNIPPQVVFEILSPGNRLLEMLRKWRFYERYGVEEFYVYEPNSHEFSGFLRGPDGLDEIADMNGWVSPRLGIKFELNPDGLVIYTPSGERFKTTVELAQELQRTEQQLLQTQTELERERQRAERLAAYLRRQGINPEEIGGWDG
- a CDS encoding Uma2 family endonuclease translates to MTTTAKPTVIYPERDGRPMADNTLQFRWIVLIKENLEWLFAERSDVFVAGDLLWYPVEGHPEIRTAPDVMVVFGRPKGERGSYRQWEEDNIPPQVVFEILSPGNRLTEMVKKLDFYERYGVEEYYIYDPQINEGSGLVRRGLELEPLESLDGWVSPRLGIRFACQPDELVIYTPTGERFKTMVEWVQQVEQERQRAERLAAYLRSQGIDPEKIDG
- a CDS encoding L-threonylcarbamoyladenylate synthase: MLVSFPSLVLAARAGHVVSFPTDTVPALAVLPAYGDRIYQCKRRPPDKPLILMAPDVELFLPWIQPTPDIPWRELAQRYWPGALTIVLPASDRVTPAINPQQTGTIGLRIPDHPLALSLLQQVGVLATTSANLSGESPLLTAQDIHAQFPDVYVLHTVNAGSGQPSTVIAWQDGQWRVLRQGGVQI
- the prmC gene encoding peptide chain release factor N(5)-glutamine methyltransferase, which gives rise to MVLRDWWRQQQQRYPEQAAELDWLVRAVTGWDTLTLRWGDQNGREFLPRLQSLWRRYLQTREPVQYLVGWVTWRDMDLQVAPGVLIPRPETELLVDIAKEWAERWGLTTGPWADLGVGSGAIALGLLRVLPGITMHGVDCSATALEIARANAARLQLMSRLTLYQGCWFEPLVALRGQLRGIVSNPPYIPTGLLATLPPEVQHEPRWALDGGPDGLVPMRHLVATAPQYLQPGGLWCVETMSGQTEAVVALLEQQGGYRDIQTFRDWGGHDRFVLARWSG